From the Clostridium sp. Marseille-P299 genome, one window contains:
- the queA gene encoding tRNA preQ1(34) S-adenosylmethionine ribosyltransferase-isomerase QueA: MRKQDFYFDLPEELIAQDPLEDRSGSRLLVLDKKTGEIEHKHFRDIIDYLKPGDCLVINDTKVIPARLIGHRMNEKTEKQKESGSIEGAKIELLLLKRRENDIWETLVKPGKKARIGTKISFGDGLLIGEIVDIIEEGNRLVKFTYQGIFEEILDALGQMPLPPYITHRLEDKNRYQTVYAKYEGSAAAPTAGLHFTKELLEEIQKKGIEIARVTLHVGLGTFRPVKEDDVLNHHMHSETYQVLPEEAEKINRTKQNGGRVICVGTTSCRTVESSVDENGLVKAGSGDTSIFIYPGYEFKVLDCLITNFHLPESTLVMLVSALAGREHILAAYEEAVREKYRFFSFGDAMFIS; the protein is encoded by the coding sequence ATGAGAAAACAAGATTTTTACTTTGATTTACCGGAAGAGTTAATTGCACAAGACCCACTAGAAGATAGAAGTGGATCACGTTTGTTAGTGCTTGATAAAAAGACCGGTGAAATTGAACATAAACATTTTAGAGATATTATAGATTATCTAAAGCCTGGCGATTGCTTGGTAATTAATGATACCAAGGTAATTCCTGCAAGATTAATCGGACATAGAATGAATGAAAAAACAGAGAAGCAGAAGGAAAGTGGTTCTATTGAAGGAGCGAAAATAGAGTTACTACTTCTTAAAAGAAGAGAAAATGACATCTGGGAAACCTTAGTTAAACCAGGAAAGAAAGCTAGAATCGGAACAAAAATAAGCTTTGGCGATGGATTATTAATTGGTGAAATCGTTGATATCATTGAAGAAGGAAATCGCTTGGTAAAGTTTACTTACCAAGGAATTTTTGAAGAAATTTTAGACGCATTGGGACAAATGCCATTACCACCATATATTACTCATCGACTAGAAGACAAAAATAGATATCAAACTGTTTATGCAAAATACGAGGGTTCAGCAGCAGCACCTACCGCTGGTCTTCATTTTACAAAAGAATTACTAGAAGAAATTCAGAAAAAAGGTATTGAAATTGCAAGAGTTACACTTCATGTTGGACTTGGAACATTTCGACCTGTAAAAGAAGATGATGTTTTAAATCATCACATGCATTCTGAAACTTATCAAGTGTTACCTGAAGAGGCAGAAAAAATAAATAGAACAAAGCAAAATGGAGGAAGAGTAATCTGTGTTGGAACTACAAGTTGTAGAACAGTAGAATCTTCTGTAGATGAAAATGGACTAGTGAAAGCAGGAAGTGGTGATACAAGCATTTTCATTTACCCAGGTTATGAGTTTAAAGTATTAGATTGTCTTATTACAAACTTCCATTTACCAGAGTCAACACTTGTTATGTTGGTTTCTGCTTTAGCTGGTAGAGAACATATCTTAGCTGCTTATGAAGAGGCAGTAAGAGAAAAGTATCGTTTCTTCTCATTTGGAGATGCAATGTTTATATCATAG